GTGCGGTTTCCGCGCGGGAAGTAGCTGAAGTAGTTAAAGCGGTTGTAGTCATGGTCTGAGGAAGAACCTGTTTGGTTTCGACACGTTTCCttgtggatatttatttttctcgtaACAGTAACAGGCATCAACAATGGCTACCCAAAACCCAAACCCTAAAACTCCGATCTACCCGGAAGTGATTCAATCAAACCTCAACGCCCCCTCAAACCCTAatgcttcctcctcctcctcctccagtCTCTACCCCTCCATTGACATGCGAGACCTCGTTGAAAACCTTTTTCCCTATGAACCCCAAAATCCTAGCCCTAACAGCCACGAATACCCCTCGGCCCCGCCCGAGGCTGCCGAGGAGGTCCTGATCAAAGTCCCTGGCGCTATTCTCAACCTTATAGACAAGCACTACAGCGTCGAGCTCGCCTGCGGCGACCTTACCGTTGTAAGTATACGGCAGGGAGTGAACGCTGTTGTCGTCCTCGCACGCGTCGCTGACGAGATCCAATGGCCGTTGGCCAAGGACGAGGCTGCCGTCAAGCTCGACGACTCGCATTACTTCTTCTCGTTCCGCGTGCCCAAGGAGCATCACTCTGGGTCCGATTCGAGCGACGAGGAAGACAATCGACATGGGACTGACTCCGATGATTTCTTGAGTTACGGATTGACGATCGCTTCCAAGGGGCAAGAGGGTCTGATTAGAGAGCTGGATGGAATTTTGCAGAATTACAGTTGCTTCTCGGTGCAGAAGGTTTCCAAGAATGCGAGTATTAAGAAGGGGGAAGCATTGGACGGGTCAATGGCAAAGGAGATTTCTCCAGCGGATTTGAAGTCGGAGAAGAAGGTTCTCATGGAGAAGCAGTGCGCAGCGTACTGGACGACGCTAGCTCCGAATGTGGAGGACTACAGTGGGATGGCCGCGAAGATTATTGCTGCAGGTTCAGGAAAGCTGATCAAGGGGATATTGTGGTGCGGGGATGTTACGGTGGAGAGATTGAAGTTTGGAAATGAGGTCATGAAGAAAAGGTTGTCTCCGTGTTCCAATTCGGAGATTGATCCCAAAACCTTAAAGCGGATTAAAAGGTACaacttaaaattctttttttttttctttttatggtgTTGCTTTCACATTGGAAATTTGTTTCTTTAATGATGGTTTTGAAATTTAGATGGCATATGTTGAAATTAAGGGGCTGCACTAAGAAGTCTTTACAAGTTGATTGAAATGAAAATGGGAGCTATGTCTTAACTAGTTGGCAAGTTTTTGTCATTGCAATGGTTATACATTTTGAGCCAAGGTCTAAACAGTTTTACTTGACTATTATGTAGGGTTAAGAGGGTGACTAAAATGACGGAGAAAGTTGCAAATGGAGTCCTCTCTGGTGTTGTTAAAGTCTCTGGACTTCTTACAGGTTCAGTTGCAAATTCGAAAGTGGGCAAGAAGTTTTTTAGCCTATTGCCTGGGGAGATTGTTCTTGCATCCCTGGATGGATTTAGTATGTTGATCATCTTGAGCCCTTTATTTTATATTCCTGAGTGCCATTTTTACTTTCTAGTGCAGTTTCTTATTTAGAAGTTCAGATATAGTTGCATAGATTGTGAAATTGTGCAACCCCTGTTtatggtaatatatatatttttttacaggtAATAGATAATATGGTAATAtggtactatataatatacaacaTTAATATGCAATGTCCTCATCATTGCTTCCTGTTTGATTTCCATCAGACGAGATATCAAAAGTGTGCGATTatagagagaaagaaaggagagaggGGTTGGAGCAGGGGATGCTCAGTACAAATCAAAATGCAGTCTTTCTAATCTTGGTAAACAATATAATGAATGTTTATGTAAAacattctaattttttatttatattactattttacttttacttataaaaagaagttttatttatattactattttatcATCCCGAATGttaaaaacacattaatttttttatgatagaaACTCTTGAGTAAGTTTTTGTATtcaagtttaataaaaaaaaaaaattgtgttcaAGTTTTGTTCATATAGACCAATCAACTAATCTTTTAGAATATTTTGAAGACTGAGAAAAGAGTTCTTATTTGATCATCATTAGATAAttctaatttgaaaaaaaaaaaactacttaagAAACTAAGCACGGTCTTTATATATTGTAAACTGTTCAGACCTACTTTTGATTGAAGAAATAACTTGATCTTCCATGTATATGAAGTTAAAGATTTTCAGCTCATTATGTTGTTTCGCCATCAGGTATTGAAGGGGCAAAGTGAGATCAAAGATAAATAGAACAAAGGATTGAGAATTCTGAAAGAAAATAtggagaaaaattaaatataaaatagagttATGGGTAAAAGGTTTAGTACTTCTAATCTTATCttctattttttgataagtaagatgtaaattttatttattcaaatgaaataggcatagcccgtgTCCACAGAGGGTATACAAAAACTTCTAATCTTATATGACCACAGTAAAGATTTCTTTCATTGTTTCATCTTCTCTTCtatctatttctttttgttttcttgtagcAAAGAATTCTTTCATATAGTAATAATGCCTCtcttgatttttatttgttgCCACGTTTATTTCCTGAGCTAACATTGGTTGTTttaattctctattttttttccttaattggTTCTCTTATGTTACTTATAAGCTAATTAACTCTTTTATGCTGTCttcattagtttaaaaataactatattagAAGCTTTTATTTCTTAAGGAACTTTTTAATGCTATTTTTTAGGGGATTTAATTTCTGGGGGCATTTTAATAATCTTTAGGGTATGTTTATTAGAGGGCTTTAGGAGAATAATTATCTATTGGGATCCCCCTAT
This genomic window from Carya illinoinensis cultivar Pawnee chromosome 7, C.illinoinensisPawnee_v1, whole genome shotgun sequence contains:
- the LOC122317177 gene encoding protein EARLY-RESPONSIVE TO DEHYDRATION 7, chloroplastic-like, with translation MATQNPNPKTPIYPEVIQSNLNAPSNPNASSSSSSSLYPSIDMRDLVENLFPYEPQNPSPNSHEYPSAPPEAAEEVLIKVPGAILNLIDKHYSVELACGDLTVVSIRQGVNAVVVLARVADEIQWPLAKDEAAVKLDDSHYFFSFRVPKEHHSGSDSSDEEDNRHGTDSDDFLSYGLTIASKGQEGLIRELDGILQNYSCFSVQKVSKNASIKKGEALDGSMAKEISPADLKSEKKVLMEKQCAAYWTTLAPNVEDYSGMAAKIIAAGSGKLIKGILWCGDVTVERLKFGNEVMKKRLSPCSNSEIDPKTLKRIKRVKRVTKMTEKVANGVLSGVVKVSGLLTGSVANSKVGKKFFSLLPGEIVLASLDGFSKVCDAVEVSGKSVMSTSSTVTTELVSHRYGEQAAHATSEGLDAAGHAMGTAWAAFKIRKAFNPKSVLKPTTLVKSAAKAAAAAEKKAKKSK